The genomic segment GGAACGAGCAACAGGAGAGAGACCGGCCGCAGGTAGCAGGAGACCCCGAGCAACAACCCCGCCCCGAGTGCCCAACCCGGATGCCGCGCTGACGCGTCTCGATCCCACGCGTACCAGGCGGCGACCATGACGGCGACGAAGAGGAGCTCGCTCGCGAACACCGTGACGAACTGGATCTGGCTGGGCCACAGGGCAAGGAACCCACCGGCGGCAATGGCAACCGCGGGAGAAAACCAGCGACGCGCCAACGACATGACGCCCAGCACGGTGGCCGCACCGATCGCCGCCTGGAAGGCGGCGATCCACGGCATCGGGTTCTCGAATGCTCGCAGGAACAGGCTGTAGAAGAAGCTCGGGCCGACGGGCCAGAAGGCGATGGGATTGCCGGAATCGCTCGTGTAGCCGTCGCCGACAGCCAGGCGCGCGGCGTAGTTCAGATACATGACGGAATCGGAGACCGGGCGAATCGGTATCCAGGCAGCCCATGCGAATCGAACGAGGGCGGCCACTGCAAGCACGGCCAAACTAGCCGTCGGAGATCCGAGCCGAGAACTCCCCTTCGAATCACTTGCCATCGGCGCCGAAGGGTAGCAGGGGGCCTCGCTTTCGCCTGTCGCTGCGTATGGCAGAACCGCCGGGCTCTTCACCCCCATCTCAGCAGTCGTAGCCCCAGCCGGCGAGATCGAGCCCGGTCAGCTCCGTCGTTCTCCGATTGCTGGCGCGATAGTAGTCGCCAACGTGGCGCCCGATCACCTCGGTCTGCTTCTTCGCCACTCGGCGGGCCAGGGCGGCGGGAATCAGCGGATCGATGCGGCGCAGTAGCTTCTCCTTCAGCCTCGTCGGAAGTGGGTGGTCGGGTCCGAGCGTGTTCATGCGGAAGTACGGTTTGAGAAAACGGGCGATCTCTCCTGTGAAGGCGTTGAAACCTTCCCGTTCCTTCTCCTTGGAGAGCTTCGTGAACCCGTCCGACGAGAGCGCGGGCGTAGCACCGCTGAACTCCGTCAAGCGGCGCTAATATTCCGCCGGATCGGACGCCAGCATCTCCATCGGCAGGACGAGCACCCGCTCGGAACCGACGCGTTCCTGGCAGAAGCGGATGAAGAGATCGTATTCCAGCTGGTCGAGACGGAACGTCGGGGAGAAACCAGGCGCCACGTTTCCGATGCCGATGTACTTCTCGAGCGGCTCATTCGATCCGTCCAGAGACCTTGCGTAGTGCCGGTAGAGTGAGAGAAGCGTCTTCTGCTGCTCGCGAATCGTGATCAGGACGCGTGCCTCCGGGAAGGAAGCAAGCACCCGTTCAGTCGCTCCCTTGCCTTCGAACCGGCTCCCCCACGGATAGCCCGAGAAATCCTCGCCGGAGATCACCGCCACGAGACCCTCGGCCCGCGCCTGTTCGAGTTGTGGAGCGCATTCCTGCCGGGTCTCGGAGGGATCGAACCTGTAGGGATTCGCAAGGATGCGACATCCGGGTCGCTTCGGATGTGCTCGGCATGCAGTAGCCAGCCTCGGCGCGGCTGAAGATCGTGCGCTGCAACCACGTCGTGGCCGTCTTGTGGAAGCCGGGATGCACCAGGATCGGCACCTCACCCTTCGAGGCTTCCGCGGTCTCATCGTCCAATTGGGAGGCCTCGGCCGTTTTCGTTCCCTGGCTGTCCACGATCACCCTCGAGCGCGTCTGATGGAACTCATCATTGCACGATCCAAGCCCTGCCGAATCCCCAGTCGCGGCTTTCTACCCTACCCTCCCTCGTATGCCGATGGTTGGGTAGATGACGCGCCTGCTCCTCGTGACCACGATCCCCGTCCACTCCGCAGCATCGGGCCTGCGCGTACTCGACTTGTGGGCCCGCGATCTCGAGGCGCAGATGGCCGCGGCCGATGCCGTGACGGTCGTTGCCCCCCGGCGAATGGCAGAAGCCGGTTCCGACGTGGCGTGGCCCGAAGGCATTGCGTGGATCGATGAGGCGACTTGCCGCGGACCCGACCACGCGGCAGAACTGGCCAGCGCCCATGATCTGGTGCAGGTTGCGGGGGGCGAACCTGCTCGCAGGGCCTCCCTTGCAACCCGTTTCGCCGCGGCAGCCAGGGCCTCGAAACGGCCCTTCGTCGTGAGTCTGAGCAGCGACCGGGCGCGGACTGGAATCCTCAACGCGCGGGGCCAGGGAATGCTCCGCCGTGTGCGTGCGTGGCTGGATGCACGGAGCATTCGCGCGACGGACGAGCGTCTCGTCTCGGACGCCGCGGGCCTGCTGCTCACCGGGCACGGCCTCGTCGGGCGGGCACCGCATCACGCGAACGTCCATGTGGGAACGGCCAGCTGGATCCAGGCGGGCGACGTTCTCACGACCGAGGCACTGACCGCGCGCGCAGAAGAAGTCGCTGGCGCCGGGCGGCTCGAACTCGTCGCCGCCGCCCGCCTCGAGCCCATGAAGGGCATCCACCTCGCCATCGATGCGTTGAAGATCCTTGCCGATCGACCCGAGGACTCGGGGGTTCAGCCTTACCTGACCATCCTCGGAGAGGGACCTGCGAAGGACGACCTCGAGAATCAAGCTCGCGATGCAGGCCTCTCGGACAGGCTGAGCTTCGGCGGCACCCGGGCCTATCCGGACGCCTTCCTGGAGGAACTGAGCCGCCATCACCTGCTTCTCGTGACGAACCTGAACGTCGAGCAACCCCGCGTCGTCTTCGATGCCCTGGCGGCCGGTGTGCTCCCGCTCTGCCCCGATTCGCCGCCGTACCGGGCTCTGGGCCTGGACGAACGGCTGCTCTATCCGGTGGGAGATGCGGAGGGCCTGGCGGCTGCCATCCGTCGTTTCGATGAAGAGCGCGGCTTGTTCGAGAGCTTGCTTCCCGATCTCCGAGAATGGGCGCTCGAAAACACGGTAGACTCGATGCATCGGCGCCGCGCGGAGTGGATCCGCGAGACGATCCTCGTCCCTAAACTGCCCTGAGGCGGGGAGGTTCCTCCCCGGAGCGTCAGGGCAGCAACACCGGCGCTGCGGGAGCCGCAGGAGGCGGCGGAGGAATCGTGCCGC from the bacterium genome contains:
- a CDS encoding glycosyltransferase — its product is MTRLLLVTTIPVHSAASGLRVLDLWARDLEAQMAAADAVTVVAPRRMAEAGSDVAWPEGIAWIDEATCRGPDHAAELASAHDLVQVAGGEPARRASLATRFAAAARASKRPFVVSLSSDRARTGILNARGQGMLRRVRAWLDARSIRATDERLVSDAAGLLLTGHGLVGRAPHHANVHVGTASWIQAGDVLTTEALTARAEEVAGAGRLELVAAARLEPMKGIHLAIDALKILADRPEDSGVQPYLTILGEGPAKDDLENQARDAGLSDRLSFGGTRAYPDAFLEELSRHHLLLVTNLNVEQPRVVFDALAAGVLPLCPDSPPYRALGLDERLLYPVGDAEGLAAAIRRFDEERGLFESLLPDLREWALENTVDSMHRRRAEWIRETILVPKLP
- a CDS encoding sulfotransferase yields the protein MAVISGEDFSGYPWGSRFEGKGATERVLASFPEARVLITIREQQKTLLSLYRHYARSLDGSNEPLEKYIGIGNVAPGFSPTFRLDQLEYDLFIRFCQERVGSERVLVLPMEMLASDPAEY